ATTCCCAAAAAGCTGCATCGCCGCACCCGCTTCAAAAAGACCTACTCCAAAGCCGACCTCAATCGCGGCGTCTATGTCTGTCGCCTCTGCCATAACGGCATTCACGACCACTACGACGAAATGACCCTGGCCAAGGAGTTTCCCACCGTCGACAAGCTGCAAGCCGATCCTCAGATTCGACGGCATTCCCAGTGGGTAGCGAAGCAAAAAATCCGAGCCTAGGGTTGGGAATTCTCCTGTACCTCTGGAACCCTGGATATCAAGGGCATTAGCGAGACAGATGGCCTGGCAATGGCCCAGATGCTGGCCATGCTGGGATTAAGTGGTCAGTCATCTGTCCCTCCCATCATCAAGTGATTGGAGCGCCTTTTGGATGATGAAATTGAGCGCTTGCAGCAAACGTCGGGTTGCAATCTCCTCGGGCCGAGGCCTGGGACACAGTACGCATTCCCGATGTGACGGCGCTGACGCTGGAGCAATGGGAGGCATTGCAGACCCGCTGAAGGAGAGGGTGACAGTGTGTACCTTGCTATAGGGATAGTATGAGGCAGCCGAATATGCAGTTGAAAGTGAAATCGAATCACTGACATTTTCAAGCTTAAAACTCATCGTCAAGGATATTCTTTAAAGGCTAGGATCTCTTTCAATAGGGAGCTTTCATGAACCAGGTAACGGTGCAAGAGGTGCAGCAGCACTTGCTGGAGTTGCTCAAGACTTTGAATCCCGGAGAAGCCGTCCAAATCGTGGCCGGAGAGCAGGTTGTCGGTTGGTTAGTGGCTGAGGAGGGAGTAGTCGCCCGTGCCCCCCGACAACCAGGCAGTGCAGTCGGCACCTTGACTATCGTGGCGGATGATGATGAGCATCTGCAAGACTTTGCGAACTACATGCCAAACGAACTGGCGATTGGGCGATCGCAAAACTGCTGTAGCTCCGGTGAGAGTGAGAGAGTCATTGCGGCAAGAGAAGAGTCTGCTTAACTGGATAGCATAAGGATGATGCTCCCTCAATTTAAGTGAGAAGCGAATGACCCTGGATGACATATTTGCATTAGTTAGACAGCTGTCAGTACTCGATCAGGTCAAACTGATCGAGCGCATTGCACCTGAGATTGAGCGTGCTTTGCAGAATCCGCAGACTTTACCTCGCAAATCTTTGTGGGGAATCTGTGTCGATCTTGGAGACGCGCCGTCTGACACCGATATCACTGAAGCCAGAAACGAGGCATGGGCTAATTTTCCACGGGATGCAATGTGATGCTGCGTGCGGTTATCGATACCCATGCACTTATCTGGTATCTCTATGGGGATTCCCGACTTTCGTTAACGGCCCGCAATTTTATCGAGCAAGTGGCAGAAGCAGGTGATCAACTTGCGGTGTCGGCCATTACGTTAGCCGAGATGGTCTATTTGGGTGAACGAGAACGGATCAACCCACAAACGCTGGAAAGGTTGATAGCCGAAATGGCCTCTGAAAGCACACTTCTGGTAGAAATCCCGCTCAATGTTGCCGCCGTGTTGACTCTCAAAGATGTGCCCCGAGACATCGTCCCAGAATTGCCAGACCGAATCATTACTGCTACGGCTGTTTCTCTCAAACTGCCTATCATTACCCGCGATCGCAAAATTCAGGCGTCGGCAATATCTGTCATTTGGTGATAGGTTGCCGTGATTTCGAGTTGACATGGGAGGCATTGCAGGAGCGGAAAGCGGTCATTCGCCTGAATGAGCCGCCACCATTGCTGATGATAGAGGTAGTGAGCGAGTCTACCAAGAGCACAGACTATCGGGCCAAGCGGGCGGAGTATAGCGTGTTGGATATTCCGGAATACTGGATATGTGATCCGCTCAATTCCGGATGGTGTGGTATTAGAAGGAAAAATTCGTAGCTCTAAGCTTAAGCTCGTTGCAGCCTGGATTGAAATCCACCAGGATGAACTGATGGCTAATTGGGAATTGGCGATCGCGGGTGAGCAAGTTTTCAAGATTGACCCGCTAAGGTAGGAGGAAGCAATGTCTCCCAAGGTTGTAACAGTCGAACCGTTAACGAATTACCAACTGCGACTATTTTTTGATAACAGTGAGGTCAGACGATTTGATGTCTCTCCGTATCTGGGAAAAGGCATCTTTCAGGAATTAAAAAATGGCTATTACTTTAATCAGGTCAAGCCGTTCTTTGGGGGTGTGCAGTGGCCCCATGAACAAGATTTTGGCCCGGATACGCTGTTTTTAGAAAGCGTATTCGAGCGGTCTTGGGAAGCTGCGTAGGACGAAAGTATCCCGACTGACGCGAGGTATGATGTGACAAACTCGACTCATGGCTCGGCGTGGCGATGCCGAAGACGCTGACGAATGGTGTCGATTTCTGAGGAGGCTTTTAGCAGTTCGCCGCGCTCAGCTTCACTTGCACCCAGCAAGACCTCGCTGCGGAGTTCTGCAAAGCGTCCCTGATAAAGCTGCTCACGTTCCGCTAGCGCTTGCAGTCCTGCCAGCAGGATGTCATCCAGGGAGGCGTATTTGCCACTGGCAAGCTGGCGATCGCAAAACTGCTGTAACTCCGGTGAGAGTGAGAGAGCCATTGCTGCACTGGAATGGTCGGTTGATATAGCTATCAGCTTAGCGCGTAGTCAAAGGATGGTAGATGAACCCACTTCACCCGCTGCTGAGCTTTCCGAGGAGTGGTCAACCGCCCCCAACGCCAACATTGACGCCCGCTGAGCCTCCGTCAGCCCCCTTACTCCAGTAATGTTGGTGCCTTCATAGGGGCGGGGTATTTGCAACACCTTTAAACATTCGCCCGTGCTCACCTGCCACAGACGAATGGTGGCATCATTACTGCCTGTCGCTAACCATTGCCCATCGGGACTAAACCCAACCGATCTGACCCAGTTGGTATGCCCTGTTAAGGTCTGGCGGCATGCCCCCGTGCTCACCTGCCACAGACGAATGGTGGCATCAGCGCTGCCTGTCGCTAACCATTGCCCATCGGGACTAAACCCAACCGAACTGACCCGGTTGGTATGCCCTGTTAAGGTCTGGCGGCATTTCCCCGTGCTCACCTGCCACAGACGAATGGTGGCATCATTACTGCCTGTCGCTAACCATTGCCCATCGGGACTAAACCCAACCGATCTGACCCAGTTGGTATGCCCTGTTAAGGTCTGGCGGCATGCCCCCGTGCTCACCTGCCACAGACGAATCGTGGCATCATCGCTGCCTGTCGCTAGCCATTGCCCATCGGGACTAAACCCAACCGAACTGACCCAGTTGGTATGCCCTGTTAAGGTCTGGCGGCATTTCCCCGTGCTCACCTGCCACAGACGAATCGTGGCATCATCGCTGCCCGTGGCCAGCCATTGCCCATCGGGACTAAACGCGACAGATCTGACCCAATTGGTGTGTCCGATTAAGGTTTTGCGGCATTCCCCTGTACTTACCTGCCACAGCCGGATAATGGCATCTCCACTACCCGTGGCTAACCATTGCCCATCGGGACTAAACGCGACAGAGTTCACCCAATTAGTGTGTCCGATTAAGGTTTTGCGGCATTCCCCTGTACTTACCTGCCACAGCTGGATAATGGCCTCTCCACTACCTGTGGCTAGCCATTGCCCATCGGGACTAAACACCATAGATTTGACCGAATTGGTGTGTCCGGTTAAGGTTTGGCAGCATTCCCCTGTACTTACCTGCCATAGGCGAGTAGTAGCATCATCACTACCTGTGGCTAGCCATTGTCCATCGGGACTAAACACCACTGAGTTCACCCAATTGGTGTGTCCGATTAAGGTTTTGCGGCATTCCCCTGTACTCACCTGCCACAATTGGATAGCGCCATCATCCCCACCTGTAGCTAACCATTGCCCATCGGGACTAAACACCACAGATTTGACCGAATTAGTGTGTCCGGTTAAGGTTTGGCAGCATTCCCCTGTACTTACCTGCCATAGACGGATAGTGGCATCATTACCACCTGTGGCTAACCATTGTCCATCCGGACTGAAAGAGACAGAAGAGATTCGCCCAAACGGGTAGGTCAACGCAGATCGAATCCATCGGCTATTGACTAGATTCCATCCATGCAGTTCTATTCCACTTAAATAAATTTGTCTGAGGGTCAATCGAGAGAAATCAAACGGTTGGACGTCTGATCTCACCTGAACTAGCAAATTTAATAGATTGCCAGCAGCATATCCCCTACCCCAATCAGAGTGTTGACGAATGGTTTGAAGTGATACGCAGACGTGTTGATCTAAATTGGCAATACAAACTGCAATTGGCTCCAGAATAAGGCGCATCTGGGTTTCTCGCACATAGTCTTTCGCTGTAGCTTGAATCAACGTATGAGTATGAAAAAGGTCAAATTGTTGAGTATTTAGCTCTCCACTAACCTGCTCAACAAACCGATCTGTAGCAAACTCCATGATCACGTTTTGCAGGGTGAACTGCTTGTCCACGGTTTCTATCAGGTAACGGTCAGTCAACCCCCTCAACGCACTCCGCACTTCCCGCTTCGTCACGGGCGGCAGCAGGTCTTCCATCAACTCATCCAGCCCCACGGGTTCGCGGTTGATTGCCAGCCAGAACAGAATGGAACGCTCCAAGGGCACAAGGCGGGTAAGGTGCTGGTCGAGTAGGCTGCGCACATCCTCAACCGCGGCCCCTTCCTCTTCCAGAAAATCATCCACATCGCCCAAGAACTCTCGCTGAATGGCCGTCGCCACCAGATGTAGTGCTTGGGGATTACCGCTATAGCGACAAATCAGCTCTTGGCCTTGGGTATCGGCTTCATCCAGTTCTAAGCCCTTTGCCTTCAGAATTGCGCGTCCGGCTTCAATATTGATGCCCGTTACCGACCACAGACGCACAGGGAAGCGATCGCCCGCCATTGGAGCCAGTTCGCGGGGACATTCCCGACTGGTCAGCAGCAGGCAACTTTGATGCTCGGCCTCGCCAATCCGGTGAATCAGTTCCCCATACCCTTCATATCCGCCTCGAAACTGCCCGGTTGATTCCGCCTGCAAAACCGATTCCAGGTTATCTAGCACCAGCAAGCAGCGGTGTTCCCGTAAATAGTGGAGCAGACGAATGATGCGTTCGCCCAGGCGGGTGGGCAGATTGATTTCCGTTTCCTGCTGGTCCGAGAGGAACTGAATCAGCCGCACCAGAATCTCATCCAGCGGTGGGGCTTCCCGCAAACTGCGCCAGATCACATAGTCGAACTGGTCATAAATCTGGTCTGCGACCTTGGCGGCCAGAGAAGTCTTGCCGATGCCGCCCATGCCCAGCAGCGTCACCAGGCGGCACGGCTCTGTCAGTATCCAGCGGTTGAGGATGGCGAGCTCCTCTGTGCGGCCAAAGAAAATGCTGGTGTCCGGTTTTTCGCCCCAGTCAATTTTGGCCGACGATCGCGTTTCCTGAGGTGTTGGCTCGGGACCTGCTGCTTGTGGAGGCAATTCAGGCAGGCCATAATCAGTGGTTTCCAGGTCTAACCCAAAGGCTGCGAAAAAGGTTTGCACCGAAGCTTCATCTACGGGTGCCGTGCGATCGCAAATCTTCTTGATCGTCTTGCGGCTGATACCTGCTCGCTCTTCCAACTCTGCTTGGGTGAAACGCTTGCCGTATTTCTCTCGATCTTGGGCCGCTGCGATCGCAGCTTCCAGTCTCTTTTGGCCGGGCTCGGTGAGGACAACACCGCGTTGACGCTGACTCATGGCGGGCGGGGGGGGGAGATGACACACAGCCGGCGGGAGCCCTTGGGGCGGCAGTGGCGTTTCACAGCACTCGACAATCGGAATGTTAAGGGAAAGTTCCCGAGGCTTATGCCGATGGTAGGCGATCTTTCCCAAAAATTCCCCTGCCCGGCAGGGCCGGTTGCAGGGGCGATCTAGGGGTGGCCAGAAAGTTTCTGGCAACCTTCTCCTAAGCTGCCGAACTTCCTGGGAATAACGCCATTGCCCCGACACACTGAGGGCCATGGATGCAAAACTTACCAGGAGACCCCATGCACCTAGCCGACGTCTTTCAAACCCCGAGTTATTCCCCTATCGCGGCCGCGGCGTCGTGGCCGCACCATCACCCCGGCAGACCGGGGCCGGGTCCGCTTCCAGGCCAGCTATTGGCCCGCCCGCCTCTTCAACGGCAGCCGGTGGCCAGCCCTAGCGCCAGGAGAACCGGTGGAAGTGGTGGGCCGTGACGGCATCACCCTATTGATCAAACCCCTAGGGCGTAGCCAGGAGACAGGATGAAACGGCGACGCTCTCGACCCTGGCTGTTGACAATCACCCTCAGGGCATTGAAATACTCTGGCTGGCCCTGGTGGGGCTGACCCTGACCTATCTGGTGGCCCTGGCTCTCGGGTTTGGGGTATGGCCGCTCTGGTGAGCGAGTTGACCCTGTGGCTGCTGCCGCGAGCCTTGGTCTTGCTGGCTGTCTGGTTGCGATCGCAACCGTAGCGAGTCGATGCAGTCCTGAGACCAGCCCATCACAAGTTCCCCATGCCCGTGAGCTAAGGTCTAGGAGTAATCCCCTAGGCTCCCGTTCAACACTCTTCCCATGGTCCCTGACCCCGCCGCCACCGCTACCCGCCCCGCCGTCTTCCATATGGAGCAGGTCAGCAAAGTCTACGGCCATGGGCGAAGTAGAAGTCCATGCCCTCCAGGTCCGTAGATCTAGACCTCTACGAAGGAGAATTCGTGGTATTGCTAGGTCCCTCGGCAGTGGCAAGTCTACCCTGCTGAAATATTCTGGGTGGCCTAGACGTGCCCAGCGGCGGCCAGGTGTATTTTCGCAACAGGCCCTGACCCCAAGCCCAATGAGCAGGCTCTGACCCGGTTTCGCCGCCATGCCGTGGGGTTTGTATTCCAGTTCTACAACCTGATTCCCAGCCTCACCGCCAAAAGAAAGTGGCCCTGGTCACCGACATCGCCCGCCGCCCCCATGGCCCCAGACCAGGCCCTGGACCTGGTGGGCCTGGCCGATCGGCTGGACCATTTTCCGGCCCAGCTGTCCGGGGGGGAGCAGCAGCGGGTGGCCATCGCCCGGGCCATTGCCAAGCGGCCAGAGGTGCTCCTGTGCGACGAGCCCACCGGCGCCCTAGACTTTGAGACCGGCAAGCGGGTGCTGGAAACCCTGGAGCGGGTGAACCAGGAATTTGGCACCACCACGGCGGTGATCACCCACAATGCCGGCATCGCCGCCCATGGCCAACCGGGTGGTGCACATGCGCAGCGGTCGTATCACCCAGATCGATCGCAACGCCCAGAAGGCCTCCCCCAGTCAGTTGGAATGGTAAGGTGCCGTGTGTTAGCTATCGGCTATGAACTTAGGGGAGATGGGGAGATGGGGAGATGGGGAGATAGGGAGATAGGGAGATGGGGAGATGGGGAGATGGGGAGATGGAGAGTGGGAAGTCAGAATTATCAACAAGATCATCAAGTCGAAGCGAGTTTTGAGGTCTTAGTTTTTAGTTTTCAGTTTTCAATTCACAGCATCAAGCCCTAACTCAAAATTCAAAATTCAAAACTTCTTCTCCCTACCCCCTACTCCCTAACACTTCTGATGTCTGATTTCCAATGAAAGCTCTCAACCAAAAACTCTTTCGCGATCTATTGCACATGCGGGGGCAGGTGCTGGCGATCGTGCTGATTGTAGCGTGCGGCATCGCCAGTCTGGTGACGATGATGAGCACCTATGATTCTCTGAAGCTGACCCAAGACACTTACTATGAGCAGTACCGCTTTGCCGAGGTGTTTATGCAGCTGAAGCGGGCCCCCGAGAGTTTGGTATCGCGCATCGAGACCCTGCCTGGGGTGGGGGCGGTGCAGACGCGGGTGGTGAAAGATGTGACGCTATCGGTGGCGGGACTGGTGGAGCCGGCCACTGGGCGGCTGATTTCCATTCCAGAGCGGCCCACCCCGATGCTCAACGACCTGTTTATTCGCACTGGGCGCTACCCGGAGCGGGGGGATGAGGTGCTGGCGAGTGAGGCGTTTGCCAAAGCCAATCATCTCGGCCTGAATGATACCGTCGGAGCGATCATCAATGGTCGCTGGCAGACGCTGCGGATTGTGGGAACTGCCTTGTCACCAGAGTATGTCTACGAGATTCGCGGCACTGAGTTGGTGCCTGACAACGAGCACTTCGGCTTGCTCTGGATGCAGCAGGATGCCCTCGGCACTGCCTTTGATATGAAGGCGAGGGGGCCTTTAACGATGTCCAGCCTGAGGCTCATGCCAGAGGCCAGCGAAGCCGAGGCCATCTTTCAGCTCGACCAGCACCTGGAAACCTACGGCGGATTGGGGGCCTTCGGGCGGGAAGACCAGGTTTCTAATAAGTTCATTTCCGAAGAGATCCGCATGCTCTCCGCCCAAGCTGTGCTGGTACCGAGCATTTTTCTGGGGATTGCGGCCTTTTTGCTCAACCTGGTGCTCAGCCGTCTGGTCAGCACCCAGCGGGACCAGATCGCGGTGATGAAAGCGTTTGGCTACGACAATATGGCTGTGGGGATGCACTATCTGAAGCTAGTGATGGTGGTGGTGATCTTGGGGGCCATTCTGGGCAGCGGTTTGGGGTGGCGGCTGGGCTGGGGGATGACGCGCCTTTATGCGGATTTCTACCACTTCCCTTTGCTGCGTTACGAAATCCGTCCGGCAGTGCTACTGATGGCGCTGTTGGTCAGTGGCGGGGCGGCTATCTTGGGGGCGTTTCTGGCGGTGCAGCGGGCGGTGACCCTGCCCCCAGCGGAGGCAATGCGACCTGAGCCCCCAGCTATCTACCACCCGACTTTGGTGGAAAAGCTGGGCCTACAACGGTGGTTTTCCGCCCCTAGTCGCATCATTCTGCGCAATTTGGAGCGCCGCCCGGTGCAGGGACTGTTGTCGGTGGTGGGAATTGCGGTTGCGATCGCCATTCTGGTATTGGGCCGTTACTTCACCGATGCGATGGACGCCCTGGTGGACATCCAGTTTCGCACCATCCAAAGAGAAGACATCACGCTGGTCTTCAACAATCCCCTCTCTGCCCAGGCCCAGTTCGACCTCTATCACCTGCCAGGAGTGCTGCGGGCCGAACCATTTCGCACAGTCCCTGCCCGCCTGCGGTTTGGTCACCTCAGCGAACTCAGCGGCATTACCGGAGTAGCACCCACCAACGAACTGCGCCGCCTGCTGGATCGCGATCGCAATCCGGTGGCGCTGCCTCCTGAAGGCGTCGTCTTATCCACCAAACTGTCGGACCTTTTGCAGGCCCAGCTCGGTGATGAGCTGATCGTGGAAGTGCTGGAAGGAGAACGCCCGACCCGCACTGTGCCTGTTACTGGCATTTTCGATGAACTGGTGGGTATCTCCGCCTACATGGATATCCACGCCCTCAACCGGCTGATGCGAGAAGGCTTCACCCTCTCCGGAGCCTATCTACAGGTGGATGCCCGGCAACAGTCCCAACTGTACGCCCAACTGAAGCAAACCCCGGTTGTCGCTAGCGTTGCTCTACGCCAGAGCACCATCGACCAGTTCAACGACATCATTGCCGAGAGCATGGGTGGATTTACCACGGTACTGGTAGGGTTTGCCTCGATTATCGCCTTCGGGGTGGTCTACAACGCCGCCCGCATCGCCCTGTCCGAACGGGGGCGGGAGCTGGCGACCCTGCGCATCATCGGCTTTACCCGAGGTGAAATTGCCTTCATCTTGCTGGGAGAACAGGCAGTGCTGCTGGTGCTGGCAATACCTGTCGGTTTTGCTCTGGGGTTTGGGCTGGCAGCCCTGATTACGAACTTCTACGACTGGGAGCTCTTTCGCTTCCCGCTGGTGGTTACCCCCGCCAGCTATGCTTTCGCCTTTGTGGTGATTATGGCAGCGGCTCTGGTATCCGGCGGCATCATTCGCCGCCAGCTCAACCGCCTCGATTTGATTGCTGTCCTAAAAACCCGCGAATAAGGAGATTTGGCCATGGGAGAGGTCCAGGACTCAACCGGGGAGCATGCCTGGCAACGGCGCTCCGAGGCCACGGCCAACGCGCGACTGGAAAGCAACGCTGGTGGCGGCGATGGCCCCGTTGGCTGCCCTATCTGGTCTGGCTGGCTTAGGGGTGGCTGTATTGGTGGCCCTGGCCCTACGCCCCGCCCCCGAGGCGGTGGATATGGGCACCGCGTCACCAGCGGACCGCTGCAGGTGACCATCGATGCCGAGGGCAAAACCCGGGTGGATCAGCGCTATGTGGTGGCAGCCCCGGTGACGGGGCGGCTGCAGCGCATTGAGTTGGAGGCGGGCGATGCGGTGACCGCCGGGGCGGTGGTGGCTCAGATCGATCCCCTGCCCCTGAATAGCCAGGTGCGGGCGGCCCAGGCCCGGCTGCGGGAACTGCAGGCGCAGATCCGGGGGGTAGATACACAACGACCGAAACCAGAGGCCTTGGCCCAGGCCCAGGCCCGCTTACAGGCGGCGACAGCGACCCGGGAAGCCGCAGCCGCCGAGGCGGAGCGGCTGCGGGCAGATCTAGAACAGGCCAGACGCGATCGCACCCGGGCCCAGACCCTGGAAGCCCAGGGGGCCATCTCTCGACAGGAGCGGGAAGCCGCCGAACTGGAGGCCACCCGATTGAGCCAGGAGTTGGCGGCGGCCCAGCGACAGTTGGACGGTGCCACGGCAGAGGTGACCGCGGCTCGAGCAACCCTGCCCCTGCTGCGGGCAGAACAGCGAGACCCCGACTACCTGATCGACGTGTACCGGGCCCAGATGGCCGCCGTGGAGGCAGAATTGGCCAATCTGGCCGACGAGGCCCGTCGCACCACCATTATGGCTCCAGTGGCTGGCAAAGTGTTGCGGGTGCCGGAAGCCAGCGCCCGGGTGGTCCAAGAGGGGGAGCCCCTGCTAGAGCTGGGCAATCCTGCAGAGCTAGAGTTGGTCATCGACGTGCTCTCTGCTGACGCCGTCCGCATTACTCCCGGCGATCCAATTCTGGTGAAGCAGTGGGGCGGTGACGATGTCCTCAGGGCCAGGGTCAGCGCCATCGAACCGGCCGCCTTCACCGAAGTCTCCGCCCTGGGAGTAGAAGAGCAGCGGGTGAATGTCATCGGCCAGTTCGATCGCCCGGCCGCCGTCTCCCTGGGGGATGGCTATCGCATCGAAGCCGGCATCGTCGTCTGGGCCGCCGAGGAGGTACTGCAGGTGCCCGTCAGCGCCCTCTATCGCTGTGGGCAGCATTGGTGTGTCTTCGTGGTGGACAATGGCCGGACCGATCCCCGCCAGATCAGCATCGGTCAGCGTACGCCTACTGCGGCCGTGGTCACCGCTGGCCTGCAGCCGGGGGACCGGGTGATTCTCCACCCTAGTGACCAGATCGAGGCGGGGCAACCAGTGCAGCCCCGGTAGTGCCCCCGGTAGTGCCATGATTGCAGCCAGTCCCCGCTATCTTGGCCATCGCAAAACCTCCCCCAACCGCGGGCTGAGGGAGGCGTGAGAGTCGGCCGGGCCCTTTGTTACTGAGCCCGCCACTGGCAGAGGAGCTTACCGTCGATGACTACCCATTGGGCGGTCAACGGGGAGGGTCGCTGCAGCAGAGGCTCTGACTTAGAGCTACCGTCGGCCGCCTGCAGCAGGGGCAGGGGACGGTGGGCTTTGGGGTGGGGGTTCATGGTCATGATGTTGGCTCCTTGAACGGGGGAATTGAATCGTCTGTACAGAACTTCAGCCCAGTCCTGACCGATTTCCAGGGAAATTTCGTGACATTTGATACTGTTAAAGGTGTCCTCGACGGCGGTCTGAGGTGATCTAGCGCACGATGAGCCGGGTCAGCCGGCGATGCCATGGGCGGCCAGGATTGCCTTGACGGCTGGGCGGGGAGCCGTTGCATACAGGTACGGTAGATGAGAGTACTACGAGGATTCATACCAGCACTGCTGCTGCTGGGAATTGCCATAGTGGTGCGGTGGATTCCGGATTCCCTGACGCAGGTAATGGCCGGAGACACCGCCGAGCCCCCTGAGGCAGCGGGTCAGGTCTATGAACTGGTGCCGGGCTCGGTCTATGACGGCGATACCCTCAGGGTGACCAATGGCCGTGGAGACCTTAAGATCCGCCTATGTGGTATCGATGCCCCAGAGATAGAGCAGGCCCTAGGGATAGCGGCGCGAGACCACTTGCGATCGCTATTGGCTCAAGGGAATGGATCGCTGCTGCTAGTGCCGGTGGAGCAGGACCGCTATGGTCGCACGGTGGCGGAAATCTTCGTGCCCCTGGCCGGTCAGGCGGAAGAGATTCATCTCAATACCCAGATGGTGCTCGATGGCTATGCCTATCACTATGCCCAGTACAGTGATGCCTGCCCTAATGGTAGGCTGCTAGCAAGAGCCGAGGAGCAGGCCCAAGCCCAACAGCGAGGGATCTGGGGGGATGAGAATGCCGTGCCTCCCTGGGACTATCGGCAACGGCATCGTACGGCCGTGGATGAGGTCCTATGGTCTGCTCGCTAAGCGAGTAAGCGGATTGACTAGTCACTGGGAGCAGATGTCGCCCGATCTGAGCCGCATTCTCGGTGCCGCTAGCCCAGCGAATAACTCCACCATATTGCTTGGGCAAGCCCATCCACCTTTCGACAAGTTGCTCCTCCGGAGCCGCTGTGCAGACAGGGTATTGCCCATCCACCTGCTATCCCCTTGACGGGTACTTTATCTTCACGCGAATCCCTTACTCTCCTACTCGCCCACGCCTTCATTCCCCCCTTTCTTCAGGCTAAGAGCAAACCAGGCAGTCAGTAGGGTCAATCCGCCAGTGACCCAGAAGGGAAAGGAATAGCTGACACTGACCAGCACTCCCCCAATGGCAGGACCCAAGGCATTAGAGATGCTGAGATAGGACGAGTTTAGCCCCATTACCTGACCCTGCTCCTGGGGACCACTGCGCAGAGACAGTAGGGCATCAATTAAAGGCATCGGGAAGGAGTTGACAGCGGCAAACAAGAGTAAGCTGAGGGCAAAGAACTCAGGGATGGGGAATGTGGGCATCAGCAGAAACAGTACCCCGCGAGCGGCCAGGGTGATAGCCAGGATATTAATCAGCTTAAACCGTCGCCGCAGAGGGTCTAGGCCAAATACCTGGGTGACAAAGCCAACGATACCTACCGCGGCAAAGGCGATCGCTAGAGCCCGGGCATCCTGACCCAAGACATTCAGGAAAAACGGCTGAAAGGCAAAGGTAAAAATGGTGAAGCTGGCCCCACTGAAGAAGGTGAGCAGAAATACCCGGCCAAAGCGAGGATCGCTAACAGATCGAGTGATTTCGCCGAAGCCAAACTCTTGCCAGCTCAGCTTAAAGGCGCCCCGACGAGGCAGGGTTTCTGGTAACAGGAACAGACAGAGCAGCACGGCGATACCAGCAATGATCGCGGCCCATAGGAAGCCCATGCCTAGGGAGGAGATGCCGGGCAGAGAGGGCATGGTCTGGGCCAGGTAACTCAGGGGGGGACCTGCCACAAATCCCAGGCGGAATAAGGCACTAA
This portion of the Halomicronema hongdechloris C2206 genome encodes:
- a CDS encoding thermonuclease family protein translates to MRVLRGFIPALLLLGIAIVVRWIPDSLTQVMAGDTAEPPEAAGQVYELVPGSVYDGDTLRVTNGRGDLKIRLCGIDAPEIEQALGIAARDHLRSLLAQGNGSLLLVPVEQDRYGRTVAEIFVPLAGQAEEIHLNTQMVLDGYAYHYAQYSDACPNGRLLARAEEQAQAQQRGIWGDENAVPPWDYRQRHRTAVDEVLWSAR
- a CDS encoding efflux RND transporter periplasmic adaptor subunit encodes the protein MGEVQDSTGEHAWQRRSEATANARLESNAGGGDGPVGCPIWSGWLRGGCIGGPGPTPRPRGGGYGHRVTSGPLQVTIDAEGKTRVDQRYVVAAPVTGRLQRIELEAGDAVTAGAVVAQIDPLPLNSQVRAAQARLRELQAQIRGVDTQRPKPEALAQAQARLQAATATREAAAAEAERLRADLEQARRDRTRAQTLEAQGAISRQEREAAELEATRLSQELAAAQRQLDGATAEVTAARATLPLLRAEQRDPDYLIDVYRAQMAAVEAELANLADEARRTTIMAPVAGKVLRVPEASARVVQEGEPLLELGNPAELELVIDVLSADAVRITPGDPILVKQWGGDDVLRARVSAIEPAAFTEVSALGVEEQRVNVIGQFDRPAAVSLGDGYRIEAGIVVWAAEEVLQVPVSALYRCGQHWCVFVVDNGRTDPRQISIGQRTPTAAVVTAGLQPGDRVILHPSDQIEAGQPVQPR
- a CDS encoding ABC transporter permease — encoded protein: MKALNQKLFRDLLHMRGQVLAIVLIVACGIASLVTMMSTYDSLKLTQDTYYEQYRFAEVFMQLKRAPESLVSRIETLPGVGAVQTRVVKDVTLSVAGLVEPATGRLISIPERPTPMLNDLFIRTGRYPERGDEVLASEAFAKANHLGLNDTVGAIINGRWQTLRIVGTALSPEYVYEIRGTELVPDNEHFGLLWMQQDALGTAFDMKARGPLTMSSLRLMPEASEAEAIFQLDQHLETYGGLGAFGREDQVSNKFISEEIRMLSAQAVLVPSIFLGIAAFLLNLVLSRLVSTQRDQIAVMKAFGYDNMAVGMHYLKLVMVVVILGAILGSGLGWRLGWGMTRLYADFYHFPLLRYEIRPAVLLMALLVSGGAAILGAFLAVQRAVTLPPAEAMRPEPPAIYHPTLVEKLGLQRWFSAPSRIILRNLERRPVQGLLSVVGIAVAIAILVLGRYFTDAMDALVDIQFRTIQREDITLVFNNPLSAQAQFDLYHLPGVLRAEPFRTVPARLRFGHLSELSGITGVAPTNELRRLLDRDRNPVALPPEGVVLSTKLSDLLQAQLGDELIVEVLEGERPTRTVPVTGIFDELVGISAYMDIHALNRLMREGFTLSGAYLQVDARQQSQLYAQLKQTPVVASVALRQSTIDQFNDIIAESMGGFTTVLVGFASIIAFGVVYNAARIALSERGRELATLRIIGFTRGEIAFILLGEQAVLLVLAIPVGFALGFGLAALITNFYDWELFRFPLVVTPASYAFAFVVIMAAALVSGGIIRRQLNRLDLIAVLKTRE
- a CDS encoding MFS transporter; the encoded protein is MAPSPSSSRLPLQYWLIALVAFTNAVSFTLIIPLIYPYAKEFGLSDFQASLLTTAYAISQFIATPILGRLSDRLGRKPLLIASLLGTVAANAIASVTLVPWLLFAARILDGVTGGNNSIARAIISDTTTPEQRPRAFGIFSALFRLGFVAGPPLSYLAQTMPSLPGISSLGMGFLWAAIIAGIAVLLCLFLLPETLPRRGAFKLSWQEFGFGEITRSVSDPRFGRVFLLTFFSGASFTIFTFAFQPFFLNVLGQDARALAIAFAAVGIVGFVTQVFGLDPLRRRFKLINILAITLAARGVLFLLMPTFPIPEFFALSLLLFAAVNSFPMPLIDALLSLRSGPQEQGQVMGLNSSYLSISNALGPAIGGVLVSVSYSFPFWVTGGLTLLTAWFALSLKKGGNEGVGE